The genomic DNA TTATTGTAGAGAGTTTTCGCCCCCTAAATCTCTCAATTCTGGGGAACTTTCAATCCATTGACTTTAAGCGGATCGGATCAGGGAGCGAGGGTAACAGGCACTCTACATGTATTTGTGATTCGCCCTGCACATGAAACCCGCTCGGATTCGGGACACCACGGCTGATGGAGAGGTTTACATCCAGCAAATAAAATACGTCATAGTCCAGACAACACAACTTAACTAGTTCAGATATCGAGTAATGCGATTTATCAACAACGAATTAATGACCAATTTGAAGAATGTTCTTCACCCGCCTAAATACAGATTAAGATCGCTACCCCGGAAAAAACCTAACGCTCCTTCTCTCAAAGTCCATATTTGATAGGAGGATTTAGGGAGCGGATACAATACCTTCAGACCTTAAACATCCACTCAAAATCCCCCAGAATTGGAAGATTTAGGGAGCTTGCAGAATTCGCCTCACTCCTCCAGATTGCTCAACTTCCTTCGCTTACAACTTACAACGATCGTTACTCTTTCCCTTTGTCTCTAGATTCCAGAGCTTCAAGAATCAAAATTTCAATCAACACACTAACCGATCGCTTGTCCTTCTCGGCTATCACAGCTAAGCGATCTTTCAACTCTTGCGGTAGATATACGGTAATTCTGGCTTTATCTGTAGCCACACAAAGATCAGGATTAATAGAATTCATAAAGATTCTAGAACCTCACTCTGTTCTCATGGTAACGTCATAGTAACGCTACTTTTCCTCACTATGACGTTTTACTGATGATTACACTCACCGATGATGAGGTCGCCCTGCTGCGATCGCTCCTGACTGCCCTGCGATCGATCAAAGTCCGAGACATTGATAAAGCAATGGTCATCCTGTCCAAAGCTGACCATTTAGCAAACAGAGGAGGCAACTAAATGATTGTGCTTACTGACGATCAGGCAATCACCGTTCACCGCCTGCTCACCTGCATCTTGCTCAACGAAACCTATCGACTAGCGGACGTAGAAGACGCGCTCCTGTGGCTGTCTCCTGAAAACCGCCAAATCCTCTGCCCTTTTGATTCCCTCTGGTCTAAAAATCTGGCTCAGGAGATCGTGCGCAAATTAAGACAAAATTGAAATTGCTTAGTCAAAACCGAGCAATGACCTCTCCAATTCCGGGCAACTCAACAGCACCTCGCTATTTGTGTAATCCCTCAACTCAACCCTGTGAGCAATCACATAAATTTTTCGAGGTGCCCCCAAATCATCTGCAACTCATTCAATTGAGACAAAGCAAATCACTACTCGGCTGCTTGCCTAGCCTGATCATCCAGTTCTTGAATTGCCAACAGCAACGCTTCTTCCTGCTCCTCAAAATCTGCCTCAGAAAGCTCGCCCATATCAAACGCAAGCTGCAATGACAGCAGTCGCTTATTCAGGTTTTCCTTATCGTCCAGTTCAGTCGTTGCCTGCTCCAGAATTTTATTGCCGATCCAGGCAAGCCCAGACAATGGAGCGGTGATCG from Trichocoleus sp. includes the following:
- a CDS encoding gas vesicle protein GvpG — translated: MFLDLLVAPITAPLSGLAWIGNKILEQATTELDDKENLNKRLLSLQLAFDMGELSEADFEEQEEALLLAIQELDDQARQAAE
- a CDS encoding ribbon-helix-helix protein, CopG family, giving the protein MNSINPDLCVATDKARITVYLPQELKDRLAVIAEKDKRSVSVLIEILILEALESRDKGKE